Within Dictyostelium discoideum AX4 chromosome 4 chromosome, whole genome shotgun sequence, the genomic segment ctccttttttttgaaatttaaaatttttttttattcgtTAAacacatattttttttttttttcccttcctttttttttttttttttaattttcaacttttatttttattatactttattttaaattacttcattaaaaaaaaacaaataaaaacaaataataataataaatgataatataaaatggataataataataataataataataataataatgataaaaatgataaaaatgaattaaataaaataaaagttgcAATTAGAGTTAGACCATTAAATTCTCGTGAATTGGGTATAGATCAAAAAATACCATGGTCAATTTCTAAAGATACAATTAGTTTATCACAAAatccaaatattaattttacatatggtaaatagattattattattattattttatttatttctttttcttttttttttttttttttttttttactaaattatttatttttttatatatatatataaaaagatTATGTATTTGGTATTGATTCAAATACAATTGATGTTTATAATGCAATTGCAAAGAGTATTGTAAATTCATCATTGAATGGTATAAATGGTACAATCTTTGCATATGGACAAACATCATCAGGTAAAACATTTAGTATGAGAGGTACAGAATCAATACCAggtataattaaattatcaattaaagatataTTTAAGAGCATTGAAGATTCAATTTTGGAGAAAGATTATCTATTAAAGGTATCTTATTTAGAGATTTACAATGAGGAGATTAAAGATCTATTGAATCCAACTATtagtaataaaaagaaattaaaaattcatgaAGATATATATAAGGGTGTAGTAGTTGCAAATCTAAAAGAAGAGATTGTAATATCACCCGACCAGATCTTTGCATTGATGAATTTCGGTGAGGAAAGGAGACATATCGGATCCACAATGATGAATGACTCGAGTAGCAGATCGCATACAATCTTTAGAATGCAGATTCAAAGTACATGTAAACAAAATGGTACTATTCAAATGTCGACCTTGACATTGGTGGATTTGGCTGGTAGTGAAAGAGTTTCAAGTACAGGTGCAGAGGGTGTGCGTTTAAAAGAGGGTACCCATATCAACAAGAGTTTGATGACACTAAGCAAGGTCATCTCTAAATTGAGTGAAGAGAAGACTCAACAACATGTGCCCTATAGGGATAGTAAACTAACTAGAATTTTACAACCTTCATTGGGCGGCAATTCAAAAACCGCTATCCTATGTACAATTACACCAGCAACAACGCACCAAGAGGAATCCATCTCAACCCTACAATTTGCAAAGAGAGCTAAACGAGTTAAAAccaattataaaatcaatcaaGTTGCAGATGCAAATAcaatgttaaaaaaatatgaatcTGAAATATTAGaacttcaaaatcaattagtaAAATCTGAAGAAATCAATTCCCTCTTAAGAAATACAATATCAACACAAGAGAtctcttcaaataattttaaattaggTATGAAAAGATTTAATGACGCAATAATTGGTGGtagtttaattaatgaaaataaaaagaaaaagaaaagaagaaataCTTTAGATCCATcatatcttttaaaagataaaattataaaaaaaaaaattagaaaatctgaaaatcaaaaaattaaaaaaataaaaaatagtgaaaataatattagtagtagtagtagtaatagtagtggtgaagaggatgatgatgataaagatgatgaaaataattattcaattaatcAAGATGATAAGGATGATAGTAAttatgaagatgatgatgatgaagatgaagatgatgatgaagaaagcgatactgataatgaagatgatgaagataatgatgaagataatgatgatgatgatgatgatgatgatgaatttaaagataatttaaatttaattgaaccatTAGATGatgaaacaattaaaaaaattaaagatttagatGATAGTTTAGGAATTTCAGGTCAAGTTAAAGTTAAAAGAGAAGATTTAGATCTAATATATGAAGAATTAGAAgaaaataagaaattaattgaagaatATGAATCAAcacttgaattattaaataatcaattggatgaaaaagaaattgaacataaagaattattaattataattgatcAATGGGAACAAGAATGTACAAATAGAGAGAATCAAAATCAAGAATTACTCGAAATCGATCAACAATCAAAACAatcaattcaacaattaaatgataaacttTTAGAGACAAAACAACAATCTAAACAATCCATTGATCAATTGAatcttcaattaattgatattgaatCTGAATCaagtaaaaataagaaatcaTTTGAGAATGTTTTAGGAGTCTTTGAGAAATCTTATAGATTAGCAGAGAGATTAGAAGATAAATACTTTACAAAAGAGATTGAATCAAAGAAACAAATTGAAACATTGGCAAATTCATATCTACAATTGGAGACAacttatcaacaacaattgaatATTAATCAACAGTCACAACAAAAgattcaatcattaaataatgatatagaGCAATTTAAATTGGTTTGGGTGCCATTGAAAGATCAAGTCAATGGTTACTTTCAAGAGAATCAAATGTTTAAACAATATATAATAGAGTTGGAAGAGAAATACAATACTTTGATTGATCTTCAAAAAGAGGTTgaacaaaattatttaacaaACACTTTGGAACAACAAAGAAATGATCAATATCAAATCgaaatcaatcaattgacaactgaatataataatcaaattcaacaattggAGAGtacaaatcaaaaattacaaaCTCAATTATATAATCTATTGGCAAATGCAACTCAATCAACTCAAACATTGGAACAGCAATTACAAACTTCCAAACAAGAGATCGATACGCTAACAAACGAGATTGAGCAATTGAAAAACCAATATGATATTATTAGagttgataatgataatcttTCAAAGGAATCATTAGAGTTAAAACAAATTCTACTTTCAAAAACTCAACAATTGGAAGAACAACTATCATTggcacaacaacaaaaggGTAATATTGAAATCATTCAACAATTGGAATCTataattgttgataatcAACAATCTAtagatcaattgaaaattgaatttgatcaaTCACAACAAGATAATCAATCCATTAAACAATCTTACAATCAATTGGAATCAACTTTAACATTGGCACAATCAGAGAATCAACGTTTACTCActgaaaataaacaattcatCACAAGTTTAAATGAGATTAAATCACTattcaattcaattcaacaacaaaaagaaactATTCAATTGGAATTCAATCAACGTTTACAAAGTTGGTCTCTTGATAGTGAAAAGTATAAAGAGATCATATCGACATTGGAACAATCAAATcagaaatcaattgaatcttATGAATCTAAATCATTGGAATTCCAAGAGAAAGAGAATCAATTCGATTCTCTATTAACAAActataatcaattatttagtAAATATAATGATCTTGCTACATCCAATGAATCAAATAGATTAGAATTtgatcaatttaaaaaagattcaaatCAATCCATTCAATCACTTGAATCACTTGAAAGATCATTAAAATCtgaaaatgataatcttTTACAACAATCTAATCTATTGAAATCTCAATtggaatcaattgaaaaacaaaaacaagatCAATTAATACCAATTCAATTGGAGTTAGAATCAAAGAAATGCGAACTATCCAAACTATCTTCTCAATTCTCTGAACAAACTAAACAAGTGACTCAACTACTCATAAGTGTAGatcaatataaaatttcaacaaataaattagaatCTCAAATTAGCGATCGTAATGAAgagattaataatttaaaattaaaagcaaTTGAAATCAATGCATTAAAAGAAGAGAATATCTCACTCAAAGATCAATTaacaaaattgaaaaaggCTCCAAAATCTCAAACCGATCGTGAAAAAGATATGATAAAGAAAGAATTGGAAAAACTTCGTGAGAAATTCAATGCAATCGATGCAAAACTTAAACAAGCTATTCAAGATAAACAAACCATTCAATCTGAAAAACAATCATTGGAAAGAGAAAT encodes:
- the kif4 gene encoding kinesin family member 4, with translation MDNNNNNNNNNNDKNDKNELNKIKVAIRVRPLNSRELGIDQKIPWSISKDTISLSQNPNINFTYDYVFGIDSNTIDVYNAIAKSIVNSSLNGINGTIFAYGQTSSGKTFSMRGTESIPGIIKLSIKDIFKSIEDSILEKDYLLKVSYLEIYNEEIKDLLNPTISNKKKLKIHEDIYKGVVVANLKEEIVISPDQIFALMNFGEERRHIGSTMMNDSSSRSHTIFRMQIQSTCKQNGTIQMSTLTLVDLAGSERVSSTGAEGVRLKEGTHINKSLMTLSKVISKLSEEKTQQHVPYRDSKLTRILQPSLGGNSKTAILCTITPATTHQEESISTLQFAKRAKRVKTNYKINQVADANTMLKKYESEILELQNQLVKSEEINSLLRNTISTQEISSNNFKLGMKRFNDAIIGGSLINENKKKKKRRNTLDPSYLLKDKIIKKKIRKSENQKIKKIKNSENNISSSSSNSSGEEDDDDKDDENNYSINQDDKDDSNYEDDDDEDEDDDEESDTDNEDDEDNDEDNDDDDDDDDEFKDNLNLIEPLDDETIKKIKDLDDSLGISGQVKVKREDLDLIYEELEENKKLIEEYESTLELLNNQLDEKEIEHKELLIIIDQWEQECTNRENQNQELLEIDQQSKQSIQQLNDKLLETKQQSKQSIDQLNLQLIDIESESSKNKKSFENVLGVFEKSYRLAERLEDKYFTKEIESKKQIETLANSYLQLETTYQQQLNINQQSQQKIQSLNNDIEQFKLVWVPLKDQVNGYFQENQMFKQYIIELEEKYNTLIDLQKEVEQNYLTNTLEQQRNDQYQIEINQLTTEYNNQIQQLESTNQKLQTQLYNLLANATQSTQTLEQQLQTSKQEIDTLTNEIEQLKNQYDIIRVDNDNLSKESLELKQILLSKTQQLEEQLSLAQQQKGNIEIIQQLESIIVDNQQSIDQLKIEFDQSQQDNQSIKQSYNQLESTLTLAQSENQRLLTENKQFITSLNEIKSLFNSIQQQKETIQLEFNQRLQSWSLDSEKYKEIISTLEQSNQKSIESYESKSLEFQEKENQFDSLLTNYNQLFSKYNDLATSNESNRLEFDQFKKDSNQSIQSLESLERSLKSENDNLLQQSNLLKSQLESIEKQKQDQLIPIQLELESKKCELSKLSSQFSEQTKQVTQLLISVDQYKISTNKLESQISDRNEEINNLKLKAIEINALKEENISLKDQLTKLKKAPKSQTDREKDMIKKELEKLREKFNAIDAKLKQAIQDKQTIQSEKQSLEREIKDLKRSHTSTETELDKLKKTHLAADVKSKDFIALNKSVEILTKSQEQLKSTIIELESDLSKKNIELEKKQEELVTLNQDKLEKEKKTNQLESDHSSATIKLENYENQITQLTSEIIDLKSKFQEFKSESESNIKQQEINLKESNDLNQQLTNDKFELTKQLSDLKVEFDKSKQLWSTRSSESNDTIKELQESIISKDKERQLTSEQLVKLTDQINLKTWEYNDLNSQCQQLTKTLQNVKSSNEQQEQSIVSLESQTSAKIKSLELEISQIQENHRLEVLELNRCKNQLSEKQTLMEQDNIQLNERIIQLLHQKTKHENEILSMESNIIDLENQTKELKSKIETAQQDFEIEKNYHTGLNETNTTTIKTMNEELTRSNQTIQQLLFKISKLEQTSLQTQQQQELQQATISAQQQKQQQLADDQEKQQLYQKIKLIEKELESTKQKNLYITEQFTLKESEYLDTITDYVCKEKEFEKSKASLKTSATKIQALNDIIKKLQEEKPQQQPVVKVSSSQVVNQNGQPIKSILKKPKLVIIPREQLQQPPQFKELTLSTLNSNDSNCEPESVSASSTLTSLQSISKYIGKRSEQTTLEHDLTSSTLNLPLQQQNKKVRLVITKNNKTSTDNLTTTSTSLKSKSSSNGENKENQNNNIIIKNN